One genomic region from Gossypium hirsutum isolate 1008001.06 chromosome D13, Gossypium_hirsutum_v2.1, whole genome shotgun sequence encodes:
- the LOC107941171 gene encoding transcription factor E2FB-like: MSGLDVSRPRVVDENVATLQAEVENLHNQEHRLDGQIRKMQERLRNLTEDENNNKWIFVTEEDIKSLPCFQNEMLIAITTLEVPDPDEDDDSLQKRYRIVLRSSMGPIDVYLVSKIEEKFEEIQGVGLPGTKIIYEYKININIF; encoded by the exons ATGTCGGGGCTTGATGTCTCGAGGCCAAGGGTGGTGGATGAGAATGTTGCTACTTTGCAG GCAGAGGTTGAAAACCTTCATAACCAGGAACACAGATTAGATGGACAAATAAG AAAGATGCAAGAAAGATTGAGGAACCTAACTGAAGACGAAAATAATAACAA GTGGATTTTTGTTACTGAGGAAGATATCAAGAGCTTACCCTGTTTCCAG AACGAAATGTTGATTGCCATAACCACTTTGGAAGTCCCTGATCCTGACGAG GATGATGATTCTCTCCAAAAGAGATACCGGATTGTCCTTAGAAGCTCAATGGGTCCTATAGATGTTTACCTTGTCAG TAAAATTGAGGAGAAATTCGAAGAGATACAAGGTGTTGGTCTGCCTGGgacaaaaataatatatgaatacaaaattaatattaatatattttaa
- the LOC107939528 gene encoding uncharacterized protein: MAPLKPPFPKWYDPNANCMYHAGNQGHSTENCIAFKMRVQGLIDAGVLRFGGVSNVTGNPLPNHTSGNINAVSNEDNWRAKVYVAEVRTPLRKVWEMMIENGLLCPPSRILNEESKKDQSSCDFHGIEGHDIQSCKEFRKLLQDMMDNKEIKVLDSVERAEEGEICASDNQSMVLPYSVDRPLVIYYEAKKEEVSREVKPSLIIEVPVPFSYKDNKAVPWKYDVNIIAPEGEKSKVMIEDVSEVGHFTRSGRCYSPETVEPKKKVAGPSQKGKAPMYEVEDDVETQLEQEVKKAVNEEEAHEFLKFINHSEYSVVEQLNKQPARISILSLLLNSEPHRNALLKVLNQAYVANNVSVEKLDRWANNLNADNFISFCDDEIPPNGRGSVKALYITTNCKGYILPNVLIDNGSALNVMPLTTLSRMPVDMSYLRPCHSVVRAFDGTRREVMGNIEIPLKVGPCVYDIEFQVMDITPSYNCLLGRPWIHSAGAVPSSLHQKVKFIMDSRLIIVDGEEDIVVSISADTPYIEVSEDAVKCSFRSLEFINAAFVAEGNKIPIPKLSRNTKMGIKLTVGKRARARKGLGKYQQEMVRALKPTHHKGRYDLGFKPNIHQRRKQLQKDRERRIARASGQDLEWEPLAYPPLSRTFTSARVMYPGQDNPQVTLLIKKGLQNISLNAIDNESDAIKNASMIRPCPPGYVLNNWTAMDLLIVSKSPSE, encoded by the coding sequence atggcacccctgaAGCCTCCATTTCCGAAGTGGTATGATCCTAACGCTAATTGCATGTATCACGCTGGAAATCAGGGGCATTCTACAGAAAACTGCATTGCCTTTAAAATGAGGGTTCAAGGTCTCATCGATGCTGGTGTTCTGCGATTCGGTGGTGTTAGCAATGTGACAGGAAATCCTCTTCCTAACCATACTAGTGGCAATATAAATGCGGTGTCAAATGAAGACAATTGGCGAGCCAAAGTTTATGTTGCCGAAGTAAGGACACCTTTGCGGAAGGTGTGGGAGATGATGATTGAAAATGGCTTGCTCTGCCCGCCTAGTAGGATTCTCAATGAGGAAAGTAAAAAAGACCAGAGTTCCTGTGATTTTCATGGCATCGAAGGGCATGATATCCAATCTTGCAAGGAATTTAGAAAATTACTTCAGGacatgatggataacaaagagatCAAGGTCCTTGATAGTGTGGAGAGGGCCGAAGAAGGAGAAATATGTGCCTCTGATAATCAATCGATGGTTCTTCCTTATAGCGTCGATAGACCTTTGGTGATTTATTACGAGGCGAAGAAGGAAGAGGTTAGTCGAGAAGTGAAACCAAGTTTGATAATCGAAGTACCCGTTCCTTTCTCTTACAAGGACAACAAAGCAGTGCCGTGGAAATATGATGTCAATATCATTGCGCCTGAAGGTGAAAAGTCAAAGGTTATGATTGAAGATGTCAGTGAAGTAGGACATTTTACTCGCAGCGGAAGGTGTTATTCTCCCGAGACGGTTGAACCAAAGAAAAAGGTTGCTGGCCCAAGCCAAAAAGGAAAGGCACCAATGTATGAGGTTGAAGATGATGTTGAAACACAACTTGAGCAAGAAGTTAAAAAGGCTGTGAATGAAGAGGAAGCACATGagttcttaaaatttatcaatcacAGTGAATATAGCGTTGTAGAACAATTAAACAAGCAGCCAGCCCGAATCTCAAtactatctctactgttaaactcAGAGCCACATCGAAATGCCTTgctaaaagtgttaaatcaagcttatgtggcgaACAATGTATCTGTGGAAAAACTTGATAGGTGGGCAAACAATCTGAATGCAGataatttcatctctttttgtgatgacgaaataccgccaaatggtagggGCTCCGTAAAAGCATTGTACATCACAACCAATTGCAAAGGTTACATATTACCAAATGTGCTCATCGACAATGGATCTGCACTCAATGTTATGCCTTTGACCACGCTTTCTAGGATGCCGGTTGATATGTCCTATCTGAGGCCTTGTCATTctgtagtaagggcatttgatgggacACGACGAGAAGTCATGGGAAATATCGAAATTCCTTTAAAAGTGGGGCCATGTGTATATGATATCGAGTTCCAGGTCATGGACATCACGCCTTCATACAATTGCCTCTtaggaagaccttggatccattctgctggggCGGTTCCATCGTCTCTCCATCAAAAAGTAAAGTTCATCATGGATAGCCGCTTGATTATTGTCGATGGTGAAGAAGACATTGTTGTATCGATCTCTGCTGATACACCCTACATCGAAGTAAGCGAAGATGCTGTAAAATGTTCTTTTCGCTCCTTGGAATTTATTAATGCGGCATTTGTTGCTGAAGGGAATAAGATCCCCATTCCCAAACTGTCGAGGAATACCAAAATGGGAATTAAGCTGACCGTGGGAAAAAGAGCTCGGgcaaggaaaggtttgggaaaATATCAACAAGAGATGGTTAGAGCTTTGAAACCAACGCACCACAAGGGTCGATACGATTTGGGGTTCAAGCCAAATATACatcaaagaagaaaacaattGCAGAAAGATCGAGAAAGAAGAATCGCAAGAGCTTCAGGCCAGGATTTGGAATGGGAGCCGTTGGCGTATCCTCctttgtcaagaacatttacATCAGCAAGAGTGATGTACCCAGGGCAGGACAATCCGCAGGTCACATTATTGATTAAAAAGGGTCTTCAGAATATCAGCCTAAATGCTATTGACAATGAGAGTGATGCAATTAAGAATGCTTcaatgatacgcccttgtcctccaGGATATGTTTTAAACAACTGGACTGCTATGGACCTCCTTATAGTTTCTAAGTCCCCTTCAGAGTAA